tccccatttttttctgtcaatgtagggttagggttagggttaggatggatagggtttgggttagggttacctcattttttccccatttttttctgtcattttttctgtttttatttttattttgtacaattttctctcgttttcccaaattttttcttatttgacttcatttttcaattttttcctgtcaatttagggttagggttaggatggttagggttagggttagggttacctcatttttttccatttttttctgtcaatgtagggttagggttagggttaggatggatagggttagggttagggttagggttacctcatttttttcatttttttctctgtcaaaaaatggaaaaaatgaggtaaccctaaccctaaccctaaattgacagaaaaaataagggttagggttagggttacctcatttttttcccattcttttctgtcatttttctgtttttatttttattttgtacaattttctctcgttttcccaaattttttcgtatttgacttcatttttccaaattttttctgtcaatgtagggttagggttagggtggttagggttagggtaagggttacctcattttcccccatttttttctgtcaatgtagggttagggttagggttaggatggatagggttagggttagggttacctcattttttcctcatttttttctgtcaatgtagggttagggttagggttaggatggatagggttagggttagggttacctcattttttcctcatttttttctgtcaatgtagggttagggttaggatggatagggttagggttacctcattttttccccatttttttctgtcaatgtagggttagggttagggttaggatggatagggtttgggttagggttacctcatttttttcatttttttctctgtcaaaaaatggaaaaaatgaggtaaccctaaccctaaccctaaattgacagaaaaaataagggttagggttagggttacctcatttagggttagggttacctcattttttccccattttttctgtcaatgtagggttagggttagggttaggatggatagggtttgggttagggttacctcatttttttcccatttttttctgtcattttttctgtttttatttttattttgtacaattttctctcgttttcccaaattttttcttatttgacttcatttttcaattttttcctgtcaatttagggttagggttaggatggttagggttagggttagggttagggttacctcatttttttccatttttttctgtcaatgtagggttagggttagggttagggttagggttagggttacctcatttttttcatttttttctctgtcaaaaaatggaaaaaatgaggtaaccctaaccctaaccctaaattgacagaaaaaataagggttagggttagggttacctcatttttttcccattcttttctgtcatttttctgtttttatttttattttgtacaattttctctcgttttcccaaattttttcgtatttgacttcatttttccaaattttttctgtcaatttagggttagggttaggatggatagggttagggttagggttacctcattttttcctcatttttttctgtcaatgtagggttagggttagggttaggatggatagggttagggttagggttagggttacctcattttccccccaatttttttctgtcaatgtagggttagggttagggttaggatggatagggttagggttagggttacctcattttttcctcatttttttctgtcaatgtagggttagggttagggttaggaaggatagggttagggatagggttaccTCATATTTtcgattttttttctgtcaatttttctgtttttatttttattttgtacaattttctcccattttcccaaattttgtcttattttacttcatttttctacatttttctgtcaatttagggttagggttagggttagggtggttagggttagggttaaggtggttagggttagggttacctcatttttttcatttgttttctgtcaaaaaatggaaaaaattaggtaatcctaaccctaaccctaaccgtatccaccctaactctaacactaaattgaatgaaaaaattagaaaaattaagtaaaataaggaaaaattaTGGAAAATGGGacaaaattgtacaaaatcagaataaaaaaagaaaaattgataggaaaaaaaatggaaaaaaggagctaaccctaaccctaacccgaaattgacaggaaaaaaaatggggaaaaaatgaagtaaaataagagtaaatttgggaaaacgagagaaaattgtacaaaatcagaataaaaacagaatactgacaggaaaaaaaatggaaaaaataaggtaaccctaaccctaaccctacccacccaaaccctgaccctaaattgacagaaaaaattagaaaaatgcaataaaataagaaaaaaattgggaaaatgagagaaaattgtacaaaatcagaataaaaaagaaaaattgataagaaaaaaaaatgtaaaaaaatgaggtaaccctaaccctaaccctaaattgacaggaaaaaaatggggaaaaaatgaagtaaaataagaaaaaatttgggaaaacgagagaaaattgtacaaaataagaataaaaacagaaaaattgacagagaaaaaggaaacaatgagctaaccctaaccttaacgctaaaaaaaatggaaaaaaggaggtaaccctaaccctaaccctaaattgacaggaaaaaaatgggaaaaaaatgacgtaaaataagaaaaaatttggaaaaacgagagaaaattgtacaaaatcagaataaaagcataaaaaaatatacattaaataaaatggaaaaaatgaggtaaccctaaccctaaccctaaccaccctaaccctaaccctaaatggacacaaaaaattagaaaaatgaaataaaataagaataaatttgggaaaatgggagaaaattgtacaaaatcagaataaaaaaagacaaattgataggaaaaaaaatggaaaaaaggaggtaaccctaaccctaatcctaacccttaccctaaccctaaattgacaggtaaaaaaatgggaaaaaaatgacgtaaaataagaaaaaatctgggaaaaggagagaaaattgtacaaaatcagaataaaaagagaaaaatttacataaaaaaaatcggaaaaaatgaggtaaccctaaccctaactctaaccaccctaaccctaaccctaaattgacacaaaaaattagaaaaatgaaataaaataagggttagggttagggttacctcatttttccattttttttcctgtcaatttttctgtttttatttttattctgtacaATTTTCTTTCGTTTTCacaaattttttcttattttacgtcatttttccccccattatttttctgtcaatttagggttaaggttagggttagggtggatagggttagggttagggtggttagggatagggttacctcttttttttcattttttttttttgtcaaaaaatggaaaaaatgaggtaaccctaaccctaaccctaaattgacagaaaaaattagggttagggtggatagggttagggttagggttacctcattttttccatgttttttcctgtcaatttttctgtttttatttttattttgtacaattttctctcgttttcccaaattttttcttatttgacttcatttttccaattttttctgtcaatttagggttagggttagggttagggtggttagggttagggttagggttacctcattttttccattttttttcctgtcaatttttctgtttttatttttattttgtataattttctctcgttttcccaaattttttcttatttgacttcatttttccaattttttctgtcaatttagggttagggtggttagggttagggttagggttacctcattttttccccatttttttctgtcaatgtagggttagggttagggtcaggatggatagggtcagggttagggttagggttgcctatttttttcccttttttttctgacgatttttctgtttttattctgattttgtacaattttctcccattttcccaaattttgtcttattttactctatttttctaaatttttctgtcaatttagggttagggttagggttagggtggttagggttagggttagggtggttagggttagagttagggttacctcctttttttcatttgttttctgtcaaaaaatggaaaatattaggtaatcctaaccctaaccctatccaccctaactctaacactaaattgaatgaaaaaattaaaaaaattaagtaaaataaggaaaaattctggaaaatgggagaaaattgtacaaaatcagaataagaaaagaaaaattgataggaacaaatatggaaaaaaatgaggtaaccctaaccctaaccctaaaaaaaatggaaaaaaggagctaaccctaaccctaaccctaacttgacaggaaaaaaaatggggaaaaaatgaagtaaaataagagtaaatttgggaaaacgagagaaaattgtacaaaatcagaataaaaatagaaaaattgataggaaaaaaaatggaaataatgaggtaaccctaaccctaaaaaaaatggaaaaaaggagctaaccctaaccctaaccctaaccctaaattgacagaaaaagttggaaaaatgaagtaaaataagaaaaaatttgggaaaatggaagaaaattgtacaaaatcagaataaaaatagaaaaattgacagaaaaaaaatgcaaaaaatgaggtaaccctaaccctaaacctaaccttaaattgacagaaaaatttggaaaaatgaagtagaagaagaaaaaatttggGAAAATGCAAGAAAATTGTACAAAGTCAGAATACAgaaaaattgacagaaaaaaaatggaaaaaatgaggtaaaatgaGAGAATTTAAGGGAAACTGGGGAAAAATGAGGTGCAAAACTGCACAAAATCcatagaaaaagagaaaaattgacagaaaaaattggaaaaatgaattaaaataagacaaaatttgggaaaacgagagaaaattgtacaaaatcaggacgaaaacagaaaaatcaagagaaaaataaattgaaaaaaatgaagtaaaaagaCGAAATttgggaaaatgagagaaaattgtacaaaatcagaagaaaaacagaaaaattgacagaaaaaaatggaaaaattaagtaaaataagacaaaatttgggaaaatgagagaaaattgTATAAAACcaggatgaaaacagaaaaatcgtcagaaattttttttgaaaaatttaagtaaaataaGACGAAATttgggaaaatgagagaaaattgTACTTaatcagaattaaaaacaaaaaaaattgacagaaaaaaaatcaaaaaaatgaggtaaaatgaCAGGAATAAGGGAAAAAGGGGGAAAATTGAGGTACAAAACTGCACAAAATCcatagaaaaacagaaaaactgacagaatttaaaaaaaaaagaggtaaaatgagagaaattaagggaaaatgaggtagaaaacttcagaaaatctgtaggaaaacagacaaatttacaaaaaaatggaaaaatgaagtaaaatgagagaacatttgggaaaatggagaaaattgtacaaaatcagaagagaaacagaaaaaattacagaaaaaacacCAAAACTGTTTGgtattattacttattcaagttacaaacattacagttgcccagaaaaagatgtttgtttatctgttatAAATCTGTtgggttattaaacccacataaTTCCATAAATCAAGGATCAagctatcaatgaataaagaaaaataacatcaaacacaagctaGGATATCAACGttgtacaaaatgtttttgtcagtgttaaaatgggctgaactactgcattgtaggaaatgtagttttggtaaAAGTacacttttgacttatttatttttagacactctgacattttgtgctctcgcgggccacaaaaaatgatgtggcgggccacatttggcccccgggccttgagttttaCACATGCGGGTTAgggcgttagggttaggggttaggttaaaGTTTAAgcgtagggttagggttaggtttagagttagggttggtaAGGGGTGAGGCTGATGCGTTTTCTGGTTGGCTTTAATCGGATAGGAATATTAGATACCCGGGTGGGTGGAGATGGGATGAAGGGAGCTGGAACAGCAGCAGCTATAATGGAGCCTTTATTAGATTCCTGCTGTAGCTTTTGTAAAGTGATCTCACTGTTCAGACTGGACTGATGGATGCCTGGAGTGcctagagagagagaatgtgtgtgtgcatgcttgctGGCTTTCAGCTCTTATAAATCCCACGCAGCAACTAACTCATTGAATAATGGGCCTGAATCTGTTCTGTAAGCTCGGCTCTCTGGGTCTGGTTCCAGTGTGGTTGTATGACAGGCTGCAGGCTTCACAGCTGATCACCTTTAGTGGTTTCTACTGAGCTTTATGGACTGAAGAAAGAGCACATATTGCACCTTAAGTTGTTGTATTATTTCCAGAAatttttctgttaatattttCTCTTCAATAAATCCTGATATTTCTGTTTCCTTCTTGAAGAGATGTTAAGTCAATATAATTTTGGATGTCAGGAAAGTGCTTGGTCGTGGTAGAAAGCAGAtttcctcattttctttccaccataaccctgaaccatcatctttttaaatatatgtgtatatatggtGTGGAACAGGTGACTTCTTACTCTGCTCTCAGGAATTCCTGCAGCCAGAACTGACAAACTTCATTAACAAACGCCTCCAGTGACCATTAGCATCTCCTCTCAGAGGGATCGCGACTGCTGAGGCCAACCTGGCCAATGGGGTGGGAACTAGCAGATTGAGCAACACTACGCccgagggagaggggggggagtCTGTGGTACTGATTTAGAAATGGAATGGTGCCAAATGAAAATGTTCAGATCTAACACTGCTGTTTGGTCTTTCCTGCAGATGTTGGAGATCAAAACGCTGGTGGAgaaacacaggtgtgtgttaacacaccaaaaacacacacacgcacacgcacacacacacacacacacacacacacacacacacacacacacacacacacacacgcagaaaaAGAATGTTCTGATGTTAAGAGGTGGCAGTCGACACTGAGAACAATGGGTACCTGGACAGTTTCAGTAGAACAACAAAGATGAAGCCTGGCTGTGTTCCAATCTGTTTGTTCCTCCATGTCTCCAGGATTCAGACGCCTCTCAGAGAAAGCAGAGCACCTTCGTGCCCCCCAGCGTGAAAGGTAAACAAAGGACAGCAAAATGTGCACCATGTctgaaaatacagaaagaaagattttatgTATGAGTCTCAGGTCCGGCTGAGCAGCAGCTTTAGCGACTGTGTGAGGGAATGGTGATGAGGGGAGGGCAGACACATTGGATGAATAGAAACCAGATGTCCATCAAACGGTCAAGcatccaaaataaaatataatgaccTACGAGAGGGAAGTGGGCAGTGAGTTGCAGATCGAGacgagaaaataaatgaaaataaataaaaatgaaaatattacttaGCTATATCAGATGGCCACTTTATCAGCCACACCTGTCCAACTGCTTGTTCATGCAAATTTCTCATTAGCAAATGTCAGACACTGATCCACTGGGATTTTTAGGCACCACCATCTTCAGGGTTTATGGAGGATGgtccaaaaaagagaaaatatccaGTGAGCAGCAGTTTTGTTGGCAAAGATTTcttgttgatgccagaggtcagaggagaatggccAGACGGATTCGAGCTGGTAGGAAGGAAACAGGAACTCAAATAACCATTTGTTACAACTGAGGTCTGCAGCAGAACATCTCTGAACCTGTGGAACCTTCAAGCcgatgggctacagcagcagaagaccacgccGGGTTCAACGCCTGtcagctaagaacaggaaactgaggctatGATACATGTAGGATCACCAGAATCACacaatagaagattggaaaaacgttgcctggtctgatgagtcgATTTCTGCCGCGACATTCGGGTGGTAGGGTCACAATTTGGCGTCAATGACATGAAAGGATGgatctcatccaagagacttcttcagttctgaaggtggctgatcatgtcccagcttattaaccctgtggggtgtggtcagtgctattcacattccaacgaccgtcgttgaaacccgtctggctcctcaacgattgttggtggtggtgacatgatcagccaccttcagaactgaagaagtctcctgGATGacagacgaaacgtcttcaagaactttcttaacgtccagtggatcgactcaacagctttggagaaccatgacctggatgactgagaacctacacagacttaGAGCACCTTCTGAACGGGAGATTTACAgtgcagccgacaaatctgCAGCACCCGCGTGATGTTATCACGTCAATATGGACCAAACCCTCTGAGGAACATTTCCAGAACCCTGCTGAATCTATTCCACAAAGGATTAAGGCAGTTCTGAAGCAAAAAGGGGGTCCAACTAGCAAGGTGTgcctaataaagtggccggtgaggGTAGACCAGCATTAGTTCTGATCTGGTATGTGCAGGACGTCTGCGCTGTGACGCGCCCGTGTCCTCCCACCGGCTTCCAGCTCAAATCATTTTGTCTGGAGGTTCTGCTTGCTTTGCTGCCTGACCTGCTGTTTGTCCTCCTTTCTCTGGTTTCACTCCCACTTCTCTTATTTTTAGTGTTCAGTATTCAACAAAGCAACGGACATAGCTGTCAGGTTGTCGTGGGCAGTGGAGGAGGGGAGGTTGGGTAGAACGCAGCTCTAGAAATCCATCAAGACTTTTCTATTCTTGGTTTCATCTTAGATGTCTCAGATTTTGAATGTAGTTTTGTATTCTTCTATTCATGAAGTTAATTTCTTTGTGGACACTAAATTACCTGTAACTTTAGAAAGAAACAGATTCCACTTTAAAAACTGGTACATTCACATACTTTAACATAATGACAGCCATTTCTAAAGGCATAGGTTCAGGCTTTAGAGACGTGCAATACAAAGCTCTTCCTCTGATGACAGCGGAGATTGAATTGTTATATATAGAAGTTTTAGAACAATTATATTCATCATCTCTGCAAGAGTGTTCTTAACTTGGCTAAAAAGTTTAGCTTCCACTCACAACACATCTAAAGAGCTTGTCTTTTTGTGATGGACTTCCCTGAATAATTTATGAAAGTCTTTGGGGGTTCAGGAGAAGGGGCGGCGGTCTTTCTGATCCCTGAGGTGGCCTCGGCGTCCCTTCAGGTTTTCTGTAGTAGAAATGCAAGACCCTGTTTGATAGTGGGTGAGGAAAGGGGCAGGTTTgagacaaagaacaaatcagAAGAAAGCCACAACTcatgaagtgtgtttgtgtagcgCCGTCCAGGAGTGTGTGCAGCTCCGAGCTGGTTACTGGAAGTGGAGGCGGTAAAAGCTTTTCTGTTATTGatcctgtgtgagtgtgtttatggGCTGGTGAGCTGCACCAAAAGCTCCTGTTTCCAAACAATAATCAAGGCTTCATTTAGTCTCATGAGGTTTCATGTCATGTTAAAACAGTCGTTCAATTCTTTGTTGGAAAACAGTTTGCTATCTAGCGTTTGTATCTGCAAGTGGTGTTAGTGTGTGGCTCAGGACAAACACCCAGCAGGAAGTACTTAGAGTTTATTTATTCTCAATGCCTCCATAAGCATAATACTCGCTGATAAACTACTACCTTAAAAGAGCCACAGGTCTGCTTCACTGTGTTTGCCAGGGGTGGGGGCGAGAATAAATCAGCAGCCCTCTTCTCTAAATGAGATGAAGCTCTGATGCCTTCACCCAAAGCTCCATGCAGGATGTGAGGGGAAGCTAATGGACGATCTCCAGACCGAGTTTGTTTCCTGGTGTTCTGCTTCAGTTTTCAGTTTAATTCTTTCaattaaaaccattttttagtttattatctctattattttttaaccccccccccgtgttGTTGTAACGTGTCTGCAGTTGAAGCATCTCTCCACTAGAGGCACTCTTTTCTCCTCAGACCTTCAACTAGAGGTCGAGCAACACCttctgggggcggggctatgTGAGACAGACAGCCAGCTCAGCCCAATCACAGCACAGCTCTATGCCACTGCTTCACTGTGGGCCAATCACAACGGGCCTGAAGAAGCAAATGGAAATGAAGCGAGTCTGCTGTTAGCCAATCAGGACAGAGGAGTGGCAGAGAGCAACAGTTCAGGGGGTAAACAGTTTTAAacagtcaacacacacatgatgaaGAACATACACCCATGTGTCTCAGTGCTTTCACACCCCCCACCCATACCTGCCCCCCAGAGAGAAAGATGTagaaacaaattaataaaaaaagagtgGGAAATCTTTAAATTTGTGAAACTGgaacttaaaaaatatttttaaaaatctgagcAGAATTAATGTCGTGAGTGAACCAATCGATTAGTAATTcatgatttaatattttcacaatattttgaaaacgtcatttaataaaaatgatcaatcTGTTTTGTAAAACAAACACCAGAACCAGTTGTTTTGCGGTTCCACTGATTGACAGGTATTGATATACTAATATTTTACCTTATTAACTCAATTGATTGAACAAATCTGGAACAATCCGGTACACAGAGAGTTAAAAATAACGCAGGAAGACGATGTCATTCAAACACGACGACTGATTCACATTCATTCCATTTCCATGTCAGTGTTCTGTGCCCCCCTCCCATACTAACAGCACTAACACCCTCCTTGTCTTGTCTTTTCTCCTCTGGTGGTTTCTCTCTGCCTCCATCTTTCTCAGATTTGTCATGCGGCCGCAAAAAGGAAGCGTCCAGCCCAGAATCGGTGTCCCGGTAGCCTCCTTCGCTCGCGTTCTCCTCCTTGTCTCTAAATAACCAGCTACCCCCGCCCCCACTCCCCCAAGTCCATCCGGTCCGATTGGTTCCGACTCTTTAAAGCATCCAGACAAAAACGCGCACACACAAGTTTGAGTTGAATGCACTAATCCAGTCCGGTCTAAACAATCCCAGGTGATGTTGGTGCTCCTGCAGAAATggctgtgaataaaaataaaatgagtggTTACTGATGGTGTGAGTGTTGTTTGGTTTGACAAGCTTCTTCcctccagcttcagcttcacaCAAACATGTTCACAGTGGTCACTGTTCTCTCATCCGtctcaacacaacaacacaaacatatttccACATGGTCATAAGTCCAGTTAAACGAGCGGCCAATGAGGATTCAACAGAGATTAGGCCAATAAACGTGCAGCATTAAATAGCATTGACGCTGGGATGCCTCACATCTGGTTGACCCTACTGTTTGGAGATGGGCGCCCCCTGTCCCCCTGCAGCTGAGTGTCTCTGCAGGGTTCCTTCACTCGTGTCCTGATGTTCTGACACAATGCTGAGAGGCTGGAGGTTCACAGATGGAACCTGCAAGGAGAACAGATGTAGGCCACCATGAAGACTTGTGAAGCAGACTCGTCCGGTTCGTCTTCACTTCATGTCTGTAGGTCTAAAAAGACATTTCTGCTTCCATCCAGACTGTCGTGAAGAGGAGAGTTCATTCCATCTTCTACCATTCCTGACATGAACTACATTTATGAACCTGGTCAGGGTCAGGATGTAGTTCAACAATTTTTGCCAGGTTGGATTTAAGTTAGTCTTCCAGTAAATTGGGAaagtgttgttattgttgttatgcTAGGATTTAGGAAGACAAGATGTACAAAAGGTACACTCATTTATGTCTATGTTGCAAATCGTCCCATATTTGTAAGGCTATGCTtgataatttgtgtgtgtgtgcgtgtgtgtgtgtgtgtgtgtgtgtagctaaaCTGAAAGGTCCTGTAcctgaggaggatgaggaggaaacaaACCCTCAGGACAACTGATGCAGGAGGGAAACCCCAACGATTGACCGTTAACAAGCTGGACAGACCAGGAGGTCGATGTCCATCAGAGGAGCCCCCACCAGGAGGACAGCGGTGACCTCCGGGGAGTTTAATCCGAAGAGCCACATATTCCATCCACAGCCCTTTAACCTTATCTGACATCAAACTACCCTACAGCCTTAATTTAGATATCTGGGATTTTTAACAACCAATCACATCATCCAGTCAGGCAAATGAAAGAATCTAATGTTAAACTGTATAAAACGATCCTTCCCTCTCATGTAACACCTACCAGCGTCTATTGACGCctaccaccaacaccaccaacacacacggGTGAAAGCAAGAGAAATTTGTACTGattgcgtttgtaatcagtagctagagtgtgcgttcttaatttcccttcggggatcaaaccagtatataaaataaaaaaaaaccaaaaaacaaaaacatggccGACTTTGGATGATCACACATTTAGCCAGACAAGTCTTTGTGCATTCCTGTATCTCCAAAGGGCTTGTCATGACAGAAGgtttcagctgcagctccagcaCTCAGGGTCAATAGTTCAAGTTTGGAGGCATCAAATCACAAATTGCCCTTAGTTTCTTCCACTCAGTAAGAGCACGGTTTAGTGTCATTGGATTGTTTTTGTGATCTACTTCATCTGGACGTCCTGGAATGACCCTCAGTCACTA
This is a stretch of genomic DNA from Antennarius striatus isolate MH-2024 chromosome 11, ASM4005453v1, whole genome shotgun sequence. It encodes these proteins:
- the LOC137603461 gene encoding protein phosphatase 1 regulatory subunit 1A-like, which encodes MEPSSPKKIQFAVPPLQGQLDPQAAEHIRRRRPTPATLQIYTQPGPDVGDQNAGGETQDSDASQRKQSTFVPPSVKDLQLEVEQHLLGAGLCETDSQLSPITAQLYATASLWANHNGPEEANGNEASLLLANQDRGVAESNSSGDLSCGRKKEASSPESVSR